The sequence below is a genomic window from Flavobacterium sediminilitoris.
AGGAAATTTACCAACATATCTAAATTGTAATTCTTCTGGCAAAAATTTACTTTTTCTATTATTATTAGGAAAATAATAAGCTAATGATTCTCCTGTTGAAGTTGAGTCTTTATCTGATTTATCATAAACAAGTACAAAATCTTCTGGTTTTTTACTTCTAATATGTAATAAATTCATACCTGAATTTAAACGAATTAAATAATCTTGAATTCTAGGAATATTACTTAATGTTAAGTCGCATTCAAAAGTTCCTTCTTTGATTGAAATATTGACTTTACCTTTCAAATGTGGTGCATTTTCTTGAGAAAATATTTTTAAAGAAAATGATAATAATATAAAACACGTTAATATTCTAAAATTCATTTTTATTTATTTTATAGATTGTATTCGTTTTTTAAGTTTCGGCAGCAAAATTACCGCCAATGTCAGTTTGTCTAAAAACCTTCGTACATATTACATTTTATTTTAAATAATCAAAGTAAAAATAGCTGATTTAAGCTACACACAAAAACAAACCTCGCTTAAAAACCAATTAAAATTAAATAAGGGAGCTTTTTTATACGTTTTTAAATTGTATTTAAAAATCCTAGGTTGTACAACAGTTACGGCTGTTGGCGGTAGTATTTTTATCGTTCGTTATGTCCTTTTCCGTCAAAAATTTTTGGTCTCGCTTTTTCAATTCTAGAAACTCTTGTTTTGGACTGTTTTGCATCTGAAAAGTGAAGTAAATAACCTCTTTGTCTCCCTGGTGTCAGGTTGTAAAATGCAGTTTTAAAATCAGAGTCGTTCTCAAATTCTTGTTCAAGTTCTCTGGATATTTCATATTCCGAAGTCTTTTTCATTTTCACTTCCAAACCTGTCTTTTCCACTTCTATTGCTTCAAAAATATAAGCTTTGATAACTGTTTTTAGATCATTGATTTGTACTTTATCAGTAAACCGTATTTGACGAGCCGATTGTACATTCTCTGTCTGTTGAACCAAAATGTTTTCGGTATCTTTTAGTAATGCTCCTTTATGAAAAAGTAAAGCACAATATTTCTTAAAACCGTGAATGAGGACTATGTTTTTTCCTTGAAAAGTATAGCAAGGGTGCATCCATTTAAAATCTTCATCAAGTCCACATTCCAAGCAGATTGCTCTCAATAAAATGGTTTCATCTTTCCAACTCTTTATTTTATCTATATATCTGTCAACCTTTTCCATATTTAGTTTTGTTTTTGTAGTTCAATGATTTTTCGATTATTTGGCCTGAAATACCAAGAGATAACTGTTACCAAAAGCAATATAATGGAAGGTAAGGCTTCTATTATTGGCTGCTTAACTGCTATATGTGAAATGGTTGCTCCGGACATTGCAAAGAAAAACCCTGCGTAAGCCCATTCTTTTAACAAAGGTCTTTTAGAAATTAAAATGGCAAATACTCCTAAAACTTTCCAAGTTCCAAGAATTGAAAGCAAATAGAGTGGATAACCAAGTTGGGTAACTATTTCATTGTATCCACCAATTTGAAACATTTGCTGTATTCCGCCTGCCAACATTCCAAATGAAAGGAAAATTGTTGAAGCCCAATAGATTATTTTATTTGTTTTTGTCATTTTGTAATTATTTTGATTTGGTAAATATTTCTTCCAATCTGTTATGGGCCCAATTGATACCTTGCTTGAATGGAAGTTTTAGATTTTGGTCTCTATGGTTTACAGATTGATAGATTACTTGCTGTTTTAGGTTGCTTGTGGTTTCGGTCAATTTCTCGAATTCATATATTTCTAGTTGAACGCCAAAAGGCATACTTTCCATTTCAAAAGTCCGTATAATTCTTTGGTTTCTTTTAAAGTCGTGTATTGTGCCATTAAAACCGATTTCGTTGCCTTTTTGGTCGGTAGTTGAAAACTGGTAGTTTCCGTGTTTTTGGAAGTTAAATTTTAACACCTTTGTTCCCATCCATTGCTCGATTAATTCTGGTTCGGTGTATGCTTTAAACAAAAGTTCTACTGGCAAATCAAACGTTCGTGTTATGAGTATTTCCTGTTTGCCGTTTTCAGCTATGACGTTCGTTTTTTGTTCCATATTTTATTTCTTTGATTGATAGTTTTTCATTACCGATTCCAATTTGTTAAATCGATCATCCCATAGTTTTCTGAAAGGCTCGATAAATTCCGCTATTTCTTTCATTCCGTTTGGGTTTAAGTGATAGTAAATTTCTCGTCCTTTTTGTTTTTGCTCCAAAATTTCACATTCGGTAAGGATTTGAATGTGCTTTGAAATCGTTTGCCTTGAATAGTCAAAATTTTCGGCAATTGCTGTTGGTGTCATTGCTTGTAGTGCAACCAAAGAAATGATTGTTCTTCGAGTTGGATCGGCAATGGCTTGGAAAACATCTCGTCTTAATTTCATTATGCAGTTATTTGACTGCAAATA
It includes:
- a CDS encoding SRPBCC domain-containing protein yields the protein MEQKTNVIAENGKQEILITRTFDLPVELLFKAYTEPELIEQWMGTKVLKFNFQKHGNYQFSTTDQKGNEIGFNGTIHDFKRNQRIIRTFEMESMPFGVQLEIYEFEKLTETTSNLKQQVIYQSVNHRDQNLKLPFKQGINWAHNRLEEIFTKSK
- a CDS encoding DoxX family protein: MTKTNKIIYWASTIFLSFGMLAGGIQQMFQIGGYNEIVTQLGYPLYLLSILGTWKVLGVFAILISKRPLLKEWAYAGFFFAMSGATISHIAVKQPIIEALPSIILLLVTVISWYFRPNNRKIIELQKQN
- a CDS encoding ArsR/SmtB family transcription factor, producing MKLRRDVFQAIADPTRRTIISLVALQAMTPTAIAENFDYSRQTISKHIQILTECEILEQKQKGREIYYHLNPNGMKEIAEFIEPFRKLWDDRFNKLESVMKNYQSKK
- a CDS encoding YdeI/OmpD-associated family protein: MEKVDRYIDKIKSWKDETILLRAICLECGLDEDFKWMHPCYTFQGKNIVLIHGFKKYCALLFHKGALLKDTENILVQQTENVQSARQIRFTDKVQINDLKTVIKAYIFEAIEVEKTGLEVKMKKTSEYEISRELEQEFENDSDFKTAFYNLTPGRQRGYLLHFSDAKQSKTRVSRIEKARPKIFDGKGHNER